One genomic region from Halobacteriovorax sp. HLS encodes:
- the bamA gene encoding outer membrane protein assembly factor BamA yields MSHLSFDSEKLIRNSKLIKSFLVFIIFAFTMNAFAIDDIGKKYNLFKIDEIRIEGSKKVEKEAILEKISSKKGIVLDNYLLRKDIQKIYGLKYFEWVESHHRVEKGKNILIFKVKEKPIVTKIVFEGNDEVDEDDLTSQLKTKEFSILDVNTIKLDLVALQKFYEEKGFYLASVDYELRDAGTENLELVYKIREYEKVLVKQISFFGNKAFSDAEIKGIMETREESLFSFMSGSGNFKEFNFNIDIERIKDFYKTKGYLLVNVGTPEITVSEDRKWVFISIKVTEGPLFTVRDITFQGEVLFEDSELHSKLGLKSNETYSEALLRKDVQLLTEMYQDKGYAFANVLRTLHPVPGEDKVDVEFSFEKGKIAYFGKIVVKGNSKTRDKVVRRELKINEGTMFSGTKLRESKENVNRLGFFEPGSVVFNTVSPQGKDDVLDVEIQVKERNTGQISLGAGYSTATGAFLQASIAQNNFRGLGQNLSFSLNIADNNRTFNIGFTEPYLFDSKWTAGGDIFVTRDSQSISYDYKREGFDIRVGYPIFEYTRLFMTYKFEDTQLEEVKDPTVNPEVENGIASTIKGSILRDKRDNRMEPTKGYYLSVSSEFAGLGGDKEWLRNEFDGRFFHRVVGDLVFRSRLFAGKIEKDGREIPRTELYTLGGSRNLRGYSYEEIGPKRTVDAVIGGTTQKITFNAGAPMSVYTQLEFEHPLAREAGLKWVVFFDAGDAAAPGDFDLKMDYGFGFRWFSPIGVLRFEFGYPIGKDEDSGSQFHFDIGQLF; encoded by the coding sequence ATGTCTCATTTGAGCTTTGACTCAGAGAAACTTATCAGAAATTCAAAATTGATAAAAAGTTTCCTGGTTTTTATAATATTCGCATTCACGATGAATGCATTTGCAATCGATGATATTGGAAAGAAATATAATCTTTTTAAGATTGATGAAATTCGCATCGAAGGTTCTAAGAAGGTTGAAAAAGAAGCCATCCTAGAGAAAATTTCGTCCAAAAAAGGTATTGTTCTAGATAATTATCTACTTCGAAAAGATATTCAAAAAATTTATGGATTAAAGTACTTTGAGTGGGTTGAGTCTCATCATAGAGTAGAAAAAGGTAAGAATATTCTTATCTTTAAAGTCAAAGAAAAACCTATTGTAACGAAAATTGTTTTCGAAGGAAATGATGAGGTTGATGAAGACGACTTAACCAGTCAGCTAAAGACCAAAGAGTTTTCTATTCTTGATGTAAATACAATTAAACTCGACCTTGTAGCACTTCAGAAGTTTTATGAAGAAAAAGGATTCTATCTAGCCTCTGTAGATTATGAGTTAAGAGATGCGGGAACTGAAAACTTAGAGCTAGTCTACAAAATTCGCGAGTATGAGAAAGTACTAGTAAAACAGATATCATTCTTTGGTAATAAGGCCTTCTCGGATGCAGAGATAAAAGGAATTATGGAAACTCGTGAGGAGAGTCTTTTCTCTTTCATGTCAGGTTCTGGAAACTTTAAAGAATTTAACTTCAATATTGATATTGAACGAATCAAAGATTTCTATAAAACCAAAGGTTATCTTCTAGTTAATGTAGGTACTCCAGAGATTACCGTTTCAGAAGATAGAAAATGGGTTTTTATCTCAATTAAGGTTACTGAAGGTCCTCTGTTTACTGTTAGAGATATTACTTTTCAAGGTGAAGTTCTTTTTGAAGATTCGGAGCTGCATTCAAAGCTTGGCCTTAAGTCCAATGAGACATACTCAGAAGCTCTTCTGAGAAAAGATGTGCAGCTTTTGACAGAGATGTATCAGGATAAAGGTTATGCTTTTGCCAACGTTCTAAGAACACTGCATCCTGTTCCGGGTGAAGATAAGGTTGATGTTGAATTCTCTTTTGAGAAAGGTAAAATCGCTTACTTTGGAAAAATTGTAGTAAAAGGAAACTCTAAAACCAGAGATAAAGTTGTTCGTAGAGAGCTTAAAATAAATGAAGGAACAATGTTCTCTGGAACAAAGCTTAGAGAATCAAAAGAAAATGTAAATAGACTTGGTTTCTTTGAGCCTGGAAGTGTTGTCTTTAATACGGTCTCACCTCAAGGAAAAGATGATGTTCTAGATGTTGAGATTCAGGTTAAAGAGAGAAATACTGGGCAGATCTCTCTAGGGGCAGGTTACTCTACTGCTACGGGAGCATTTTTACAGGCATCTATTGCGCAAAATAACTTTAGAGGGTTGGGGCAGAATTTATCCTTCTCTCTAAATATCGCTGATAATAATAGAACTTTTAATATTGGTTTTACCGAGCCTTACCTATTTGATAGTAAGTGGACCGCTGGAGGGGATATCTTTGTAACGAGAGACTCTCAATCAATATCTTATGATTATAAAAGAGAAGGTTTTGATATTAGGGTAGGATATCCAATATTTGAATATACTCGTTTATTTATGACCTATAAGTTCGAAGATACTCAGCTTGAGGAAGTTAAGGATCCTACAGTAAATCCTGAAGTTGAAAATGGTATAGCTTCAACTATCAAAGGTTCAATCTTAAGAGATAAAAGAGATAATAGAATGGAGCCAACGAAAGGTTACTACCTTTCAGTTTCTTCTGAATTTGCTGGTCTTGGTGGAGATAAAGAATGGCTTAGAAATGAGTTTGATGGAAGGTTCTTTCATCGTGTCGTAGGTGACCTTGTCTTTAGATCTAGATTATTTGCTGGAAAAATTGAAAAAGACGGAAGAGAGATCCCAAGAACTGAGCTATATACACTTGGTGGTTCTAGAAACCTAAGAGGGTACTCTTATGAAGAGATTGGGCCAAAGAGAACTGTTGATGCTGTAATTGGTGGGACAACACAAAAAATTACATTTAACGCAGGTGCTCCGATGTCTGTTTATACCCAACTTGAGTTTGAACATCCACTTGCTCGTGAAGCTGGATTAAAGTGGGTTGTCTTCTTTGATGCTGGTGACGCGGCAGCT